Below is a genomic region from Centroberyx gerrardi isolate f3 unplaced genomic scaffold, fCenGer3.hap1.cur.20231027 Scaffold_558, whole genome shotgun sequence.
aaaccatattgcattgaaaagtcctagatatttagttttctttaagatattaaattgatactggactcttgatttgttctgacttgacttgctgttctacatttagacttgagacttgacattaatgacataagactgacttggacttgacttggtgatctacatttagacttgggacttgacttgagacttgtgctttaagacttgagactgatttgggactcgagcgaagatgacttggtcacacctctgacacCTTTTGAGTAAAGTCCTGCAGAAAGTGGTTTTCAACACCTTTCTGAGAACGACATCCTAGTGACACTTCAGTCCGGTCAGGGCGAACCACAGCACTGCATCCTGGGTAAAGTCCTACGCCATCTTAGATTAAATGCAGATGCTTTGTGTCACTTCTTGTCCTGCTAGACCTGAGTGCCGCATTCGACACCATCGACGACAACATTTTATTAGATCGCCACAAGATATGGCTTGGTCTCTCCGGCATTGTTATTAAATGGTTTCACTCTTATATCACTGGATGAAAATTTTCTGTACAAATTGGAGAACATCTCCAAACCAGTTGATGTTGATTATGGTGTGGCCCAAGGAAGCGTCTTAGTACCTCTGTTATTTTCACTGTACATGCTCCCACTGGGTGTCATCATCCAGCAGCATGGAGAGAATATTCAGGCCTATGCTGACGATACACAGCTGTACGTGTCTGTCAGATGACCTGACACCTCTGTGGTCTGGCTCACTGCGTCTCAGCCataaatgaatggatgagtAATAcgaatatttttttaaactaaatgaAGAGAAGGGTCCTGAATCCAAAAGGGATTTTGTTCAAGCCAAACTGGGAGAACTGGCCACACAGACGAACACAAGTGAGAAACGTGGGTGTTATTTTAGACTCAGATCTTAATTTTAAAGCTCATTCTAATTCCTTGACTAGACTAACTGcctttttccacttgtttccacaGAGTCGAGCTGAGACCTTCAACACAGCAGGATGCAGAACAGCTTGTCCATCCTTTTACTTCCAGCTGCCTTGATTACTGCAGTGCCTCCATATACTGGTCTCCCAAAGACAGCCGTTACTAGGCCGGCCATCACACAACTCCTATGTTACGTGATCTGGACTGGCTCCTCGAATCCTCTAGAACAGATTTCAAAATCCTTCTTCTagtctttaaaggaatagttcacccagaaatgaaaattcagtcattatatGCCAGTGTAAACTCTGTCCACACACGGTGGCCATGTAAAGTTTGGTAATGCAGAAGTAAATACAATGCAGAAAGACTCGATTTGcatgaaataatggataaaatttaggtttttttccactcacagagagATCGCAtgacttggattatgcttcacgagctgtatggagtcattttatggttatttttgttatttttggaactctaaagatcggtgAATTTTCTatacacctacagtatattacagACTGCATGATGTTTCCTctgcatttataaaaaaaaaaaaacagcataatgAGAACATAAAAGTTTTGGAAAACCTGCTTCTTTTGGAGTGTAAACCATCTTTTTTCTACTGTAGTCAGAAGATACTGAACCGTCTACACAACCAGGAGGGGAAACCAGACAGAACAATAAAGGagcgaactggaaccgaaaatggtgccatagtgatgccatagaagaaccatttctagttccacaaagaaccattCACGAACCTTTGAATATTCCAAAGaatcttaattcttagttattggatggtggctgatggcataaatgtggaaaacaacCAAACCCCCCCCATAGTTTATATTGtccaattgcaaatgaggcgatacaaggacagataaacaaaaacacaatgcaggagtctaagcaaaggagaaatgcagaaatggttctttaaagaaccttggtctgaatGGTTCTTTGTGGagccagaaatggttcttctatggcatcactccgaagaaccattttcagttccagttcgcTCCTTTATTGTTCTGTGTGATCCTggactgtctgctgctgctggagaggaGAAGCCTCTGACAGAAACCTGCTGGAGGTGCTCAGTCCGGACCTGAGCTGGGACCTGAGCACCTGCTGGAGGTGCTCAGTCCGGACCTGAGCTGGGACCTGAGCACCTGCTGGAGGTGCTCAGTCCGGACCTGAGCTGGGACCTGAGCACCTGCTGGAGGTGCTCAGTCCGGACCTGAGCTGGGACCTGAGCACCCGCTGGAGGTGCTCAGGTCCCAGCTCAGGTCCGGACTGATAACTCTGAATCTGAACCGGTCTGCAGATCAGACGCTCGCTGTCCCGCTGCTGTTGacaggagagcagacagacaggagagcagacagacaggagagcagacagacaggtcagtctCTGTCTTCCCTTCCTGGTTGTGTTGGATGTTtagtgacatcacttcctgtgacTCACCCCCTCTCCGCACAGCGCTCGCATCTCCGGACTTTCCCACGAGTCTGGAAACAACAGACAGGCCAGAGCCAGACAGaaacctgagagacagacaggcagagagacagacaggcagagagagagacaggcagagagagagacagacaggcagagagacagacaggcagagagagagacaggcagagagagagacagacaggcagagagacagacagagagagagagagagagagagacagacaggcagagagacagagagagagacagacaggcagagagagacacagatagatATTTGAATGTATATGAGGTGGAAATTTTACAATAGTAGTAGTTACACTAACCCGCAGTGAGCTGCAgccagtatcagtatcagtagtagtactacagtactacagtagtatcagtatcagtatcaatactacagtactacagtagtatcagtatcagtacctgCAGTGAGCTGCAgccagtatcagtatcagtagtagtactacagtactacagtagtatcagtagtagtactacagtactacagtactacagtagtagtatcagtacctGCAGTGAGCTGCAGCCAGGCACAGATCTTGTACACTGTGGCTGCGTTGCAGAACCTGAACAGAGCGAGGCAGAACACGCTGCTCCACACCGACCACAGAGACACGCCCACCAGCACCGCCACCGACTGGAAGGCCGGCAGGGGGGCCAGGCTGGACAGACCCCCCCGACAGGCCGGGACGGGCCAGTCCgactccacacacacctgcacgcacacacacacacacacacacacacacagtgttagaAGACTGACTGTTGTTCCTCTGACACAACAGAATTTCATCCGTCTGGTTCCAGtagttttagtttcccatgatgctctgaatgtttcaCCTTCACAAGAACAAACTCTGCAGAAACACTGAACCCTGGGGAGTAGTTTGACATGAAAActtaaatttaaagatactgaatagtTGCTCAAAATACCAGCAGCTGCAGTCCAGAAACATCAGCATCAGCCTTTAGAAACCAATATCAGCTGAATCCTCAAtattactaataatactaataatacctACTATAATATTCATTATGATAATAGTAATAtagtccagagagagagagagagagagagagagagagagagagacagacagagagagggccCTCCCACCTCGAACAGTCCCAGGGTGCCGCTGGGCGGGGCGGGGCCGGCCCCCTGCTGGTGGACGGCGGCGGTGCCGATCCAGGACGGCTGCACCAGGATGACGACCTGGATGATGGCGAAGCAGAGCGAGCAGACGGCCCAGAGCACGCCCACCGCCCGGGCGCTGCGAACAAACTCTGTCTGGTACAGACGAGACAGGTCCGCCAGGGCGGGAGACACCGAcatgactggagagagagagagagagagagagagagagagagggagagggagagggagagagagagagagacagagagagagagagagggagagggagagagagggagagagagagagagagggagagggagggagagggagggagagggagagagagagagagagggagagggagagagagggagagagagagagagagggagagggagggagagggagagagagagacagagagagagagagagaaagaagtgaacgaagtgagagagaaagcactCAGGACATTCTgtgcaataaaacattttatttatagacacaaaaaaacgaaacataaaaacaaaaaaagtaaatcctACAGAAGCCGAGGCTACAGAACAGAGGAGGTTTTAAGGTGCGATTTAAAGACGCCAACAGAAGGACCAAATCTAACGACCCGAGAGACCTGCAGGAAACTGGTGcaggacagtggttctcaacgtgagGTCCcaggaccaccagcggtccttgaggggttccagggggtcccagcaaactgatgaattgttaaacttcactattatttcatttcaagttaacacaattagagaatgtagaagattGATAGAAgaatcatagtttctctgttatcagtcatcagtcatggagttctggacaaaatcaaatctgaatattctcagatttgacaaaatctcatcaaatggggagATGAAGACATGATTGATTATTTCGAGGTGgtgaaaagagaagaaggacTCGACTTTGGATCTGGTTCTGAGCTGGAGGAAACTGGATCTGACTACTGAGGTGATCTGTTTATCTGTTAAAGTTCAGGTCTGAGTCAAAAAATACCCCAGGATTCTTGGCACAGGGCCTGACATCAGGGGGGCAACTGGCTGAGGCCGTCAGTGATGGGAGAAGTGAAGTCCAAACAGTATGAACTCTGACCTTCTCTGACCTTCTCTGACCTTCTCTTGTTCAGTCAGAGGAAGTTACAAGCCAGCCAACATTCGATATCTTCTAGACAATCCTGAGGTTGTCTTTGAagctcaacctttttcatatcaaggacctctGATGTAATACACATTAGGCCCACGGATCCCcatttgacccaaatctgagaatatttttattgtcagatttgattttgtccagaattccatctatctgtattgtaggtagagagataacagtcaaACTATCATCAAAATAGTCTACATATCTTCTACATCCTCTGTGttcttcttgtaaattaaataatggtgaagtttaacaatacatcagtttgctggggaccccctggaaccccctcaaggacccctggaggtccttggaccccacgttgagaaccactggtctaaggAGCGCAGATCATTGGGTTTCAGAGGGAGGTAGAGTcgggtgtcatcagcataacacTGGAATAAAATCTGGTGCTCGATTTGACCAAGAGGAAGCATGTAGAGAGAACAGGACGGGACCCACAGTGGAGCCCTGCGGGACGCCACAGGACGGGACACCACAGGACGGGACCCACAGTGGAGCCCTGCGGGACGCCACAGGACGGGACACCACAGGACGGGACCCACAGCGGAGCCCTGCGGGACGCCACAGGACGGGACCCACAGCGGAGCCCTGCGGGACGCCACAGGACGGGACGCCACAGGACGGGACACCACAGGACGGGACCCACAGCGGAGCCCTGCGGGACGCCACAGGACGGGACACCACAGGACGGGACCCACAGTGGAGCCCTGCGGGACGCCACAGGACGGGACACCACAGGACGGGACACCACAGGACGGGACCCACAGCGGAGCCCTGCGGGACGCCACAGGACGGGACGCCACAGGACGGGACCCGCAGCGGAGCCCTGCGGGACGCTACAGGACACACCAGCTGACTGCCGTCTTTACTGAGCGTTCTGTTTGTAAGATCAGAGGAAAACCAATCCAGAGCTGCTGTTAACACCGACCATGCTGCTCATGTGTTTACGACCTTGAGTCTGcagtaaaatacattttcagtgtcATAGTATTTGTAAAAGTTGCTTCATACAAAAAGAGTAAAAACTTCAGTATGAAGTtatggaaaagttttggaatttaCTTGCAGAAGAAGTGTGGGGAAGTTGCATGTGcagacaataaaatgaaaaactttCACTTGGGGTCCAGAGAGCATTTAGAAAcaacatggacttgagtatcccggttatgatcggGTTTTTGTGTAGTATCCCGTatcccgtttttgtgtttgcgcatgtaaacatcatatcccgatttcagaaacccggataagcccttatcccggttttgagaaacccgattatgctagctggagtactccgaaaaaaccgggatactgttgcatgtaaacatcttatcccggtttctgaccGCCGCCGACTACCTGCGCAGGCGCGGCTTCAGCCGAGTGAcgtaacagaaaaacacaaacaacggCGGCAAGgagagcgtctcacttctggagcgatgaggaaacTGAGCTTTGTCTTTCGGggatgaaagaattaaatatacttggcagtttagatgggagaaagcatcgaaatgctgacctGTTCAAGTCTGTAGTGtacagactacaggacgccggtttcccaacacCTACAGTGGAGCCAGTCAGCtcacggtggaaaatactaaagaaacattaattTACTACGAggccaaacatcaaaacaaaacagtgaaattaatttaaggttaacagttacagaggaatatcagattaacgatttcaaaattgccggtttgtgttgtaaacatcacaggcgcctgcgcacacagcatgcagtaatcagtaaccggAATACTAGTATCTATCatgtatacggggatatgaataaccagatgtctctgtgttccatgtaaacgccatatcccgaatatgatcagaaccgggataagcctcataaccgggatactcaagtccatgtaaacgcagtcatgTGTCTgctaatttcatgtcaagccatttcttttttttcttttttttttt
It encodes:
- the lhfpl4b gene encoding LHFPL tetraspan subfamily member 3 protein, producing MSVSPALADLSRLYQTEFVRSARAVGVLWAVCSLCFAIIQVVILVQPSWIGTAAVHQQGAGPAPPSGTLGLFEVCVESDWPVPACRGGLSSLAPLPAFQSVAVLVGVSLWSVWSSVFCLALFRFCNAATVYKICAWLQLTAGFCLALACLLFPDSWESPEMRALCGEGVSSFSPGNCSVHWAYILAILGVLDAAILATLAFVLANRQDALLPPDSKE